In one window of Leptospira sp. WS92.C1 DNA:
- the secG gene encoding preprotein translocase subunit SecG, which produces MLNGVILTFFVIVSLFLVLLVMIQTGKGGGLLGGGSSQSVFGSSTADVLTKATRVTAILFIILSLFLSFLFAKKEDRLMPETAPTLTAPPEETKSETTAPPTTAPAVPTP; this is translated from the coding sequence ATGTTAAACGGGGTCATTCTTACATTCTTTGTTATTGTTTCTCTTTTTCTGGTTCTTCTGGTTATGATTCAAACCGGAAAAGGTGGAGGATTATTGGGAGGTGGCTCCAGCCAATCCGTTTTCGGTTCCTCGACCGCGGACGTTCTGACAAAAGCGACTCGGGTCACTGCGATTCTTTTTATCATTCTTTCTCTTTTTCTTTCCTTTCTCTTTGCAAAAAAAGAAGATCGACTGATGCCGGAAACCGCTCCTACTTTGACCGCACCTCCAGAGGAGACCAAAAGTGAAACAACCGCGCCGCCTACAACTGCGCCTGCCGTTCCCACTCCTTAA
- the tpiA gene encoding triose-phosphate isomerase: MRKTVIAGNWKMNLSEKEAISLAQSIKEKIPSISKDRVSMIFPSTLHLASVARILEGTGIIVGAQNCYPSGLAAFTGETSPDQLREIGVQVVLIGHSERRQFMGESSSFCNEKVQFLLKNGFTALYCVGETLSERESGKTFEVISSQIREGLKRIESNSFSNLILAYEPVWAIGTGKVATPAQAQEVHAFIRKEIAGLFVGASGVAESLSILYGGSVKPDNIQDLLKQKDIDGGLVGGASQKIDLYAGLF, encoded by the coding sequence ATGCGTAAGACAGTAATCGCCGGAAATTGGAAAATGAATCTTTCCGAAAAGGAAGCAATCTCTCTGGCACAATCAATCAAAGAAAAGATCCCTTCCATCTCCAAGGATAGAGTTTCGATGATCTTTCCTTCCACTCTGCATCTCGCAAGCGTGGCCAGAATTTTGGAAGGAACCGGAATCATTGTGGGCGCTCAAAATTGTTATCCATCCGGACTGGCGGCATTTACGGGAGAAACATCCCCCGATCAACTCAGAGAAATCGGAGTCCAGGTCGTTCTCATCGGCCATTCCGAAAGAAGACAATTTATGGGAGAATCCAGTTCCTTCTGTAATGAAAAGGTTCAATTTCTTTTAAAGAACGGATTCACGGCTCTCTATTGCGTGGGAGAAACTCTCTCCGAAAGAGAATCCGGAAAAACCTTCGAAGTCATTTCTTCTCAAATTCGAGAAGGGCTCAAAAGAATCGAAAGCAACTCCTTCTCCAATTTGATCCTGGCATACGAACCGGTTTGGGCAATCGGAACCGGAAAGGTGGCCACACCCGCTCAGGCTCAGGAAGTCCACGCATTCATCCGCAAAGAAATTGCAGGTCTTTTTGTAGGAGCATCCGGAGTTGCAGAATCTCTATCGATTCTCTACGGCGGTTCCGTAAAACCGGACAACATTCAGGATTTATTAAAACAAAAGGATATAGACGGAGGACTTGTGGGAGGGGCCAGTCAGAAAATCGATTTGTATGCGGGGCTTTTCTAA